CCGAAGACGGCGCGAATGGCCTTGGTCTCGTTCACATCGCCCACCGGGGTGCTGGTTCCATGGGCGTTGACGTAGCCTACCTTGCTGGCGTCGATGCCCGCGTCCTTTAGCGCCATGCGCACCGCGCGTGCCGGGCCCTCGGTCGTGGGGGCGGTGATGTGGTTGGCGTCGCAGGAGAGGCCGTAGCCCGAGACCTCGGCATAAATCATCGCGCCGCGCGCCCTGGCATGCTCGTATTCCTCGAGCACCAGCACGCCGGCACCCTCACCCATGACGAAGCCATCGCGGCCGGCGTCCCAGGGGCGCGAAGCGCGCTCTGGCTCGTCATTGCGCGTCGAGAGGGCGCGCATCGCCGCGAAGCCGCCGACTCCCAGGGGAGTCGTGGCCATCTCGGCGCCGCCGGCAAGCATCACGTCGGCATCGCCGCGCTGGATGATGCGCGTGGCCTCGCCGATGGAATGGGCACCGGTGGCACAGGCCGAGACCGGCGACCAGCTCGGGCCCTGCAGGTTGTAGCGGATGGAAATCTGGCCGGGGGCCAGGTTGATGAGCAGCATGGGAATGAAGTGCGGGGTGAGACGGCCGTAGCCCTTCTCCTGCACGACGTCCTTGTTTTCCTCAATGGTGGAGAGGCCGCCGATGCCCGAGCCCACGACGCAGCCC
This region of Chrysiogenia bacterium genomic DNA includes:
- the fabF gene encoding beta-ketoacyl-ACP synthase II produces the protein MTDQRKVVVTGMGAVTPLGNDLATTWKNLLAGKSGIGRITRFDPSELRSQIAGEVKDFNPELWMDKKEARKNDPFIQLAMAAAAQAMKQSGLEVSEELAPRAGCVVGSGIGGLSTIEENKDVVQEKGYGRLTPHFIPMLLINLAPGQISIRYNLQGPSWSPVSACATGAHSIGEATRIIQRGDADVMLAGGAEMATTPLGVGGFAAMRALSTRNDEPERASRPWDAGRDGFVMGEGAGVLVLEEYEHARARGAMIYAEVSGYGLSCDANHITAPTTEGPARAVRMALKDAGIDASKVGYVNAHGTSTPVGDVNETKAIRAVFGEAAGSIVVSSTKSMTGHLLGAAGAVEACFSIMALNEGKIPPTINLEDQDAECDLDYCANAARDKQLEHVMSNSFGFGGTNACLVLSKV